The following proteins are co-located in the Firmicutes bacterium HGW-Firmicutes-1 genome:
- a CDS encoding transcriptional regulator — MILSELFKALGDENRLRILNLLINEELCVCEVEMVLNMTQSNVSRHLSKLKSMGLIASYKKAQWVYYEMDSNFINQYPLLYEFLQNESKKSKEYMKDIEILSKYKKSSCTFVEFKESFIKDNEFYVSK, encoded by the coding sequence TTGATTTTATCTGAATTATTTAAAGCATTAGGTGATGAAAATAGACTTAGAATTTTGAATTTATTAATTAATGAAGAGCTTTGTGTATGTGAGGTTGAGATGGTATTGAATATGACCCAATCTAATGTATCAAGACATCTGAGTAAATTAAAAAGCATGGGCTTGATTGCTTCCTATAAAAAAGCACAATGGGTTTATTATGAAATGGATAGTAATTTTATCAATCAATATCCTTTGCTATATGAGTTTCTACAAAATGAGAGCAAGAAGAGCAAAGAATATATGAAAGATATTGAAATCCTTTCTAAATATAAAAAGAGTAGTTGCACTTTTGTGGAATTTAAAGAATCATTTATCAAAGACAATGAATTTTATGTATCCAAATAA
- a CDS encoding arsenical resistance operon transcriptional repressor ArsD codes for MIIEFYDPPMCCSTGLCGPSVDENLVKLGQNIDALKTKYKDIQIERYMITQQPLKFKENTSVFEKVKKEGKSVLPITTLNGEIIKVGEYPTLEELEEKINA; via the coding sequence ATGATAATAGAGTTTTATGATCCACCAATGTGTTGTTCCACAGGACTTTGTGGCCCAAGTGTTGACGAGAACCTTGTTAAATTAGGTCAAAACATAGATGCACTTAAGACAAAGTATAAGGATATTCAGATTGAAAGATATATGATTACTCAACAGCCTTTAAAATTCAAAGAAAACACAAGCGTTTTTGAAAAGGTAAAGAAAGAGGGCAAGTCAGTTCTTCCTATTACGACATTAAATGGAGAAATCATCAAAGTTGGTGAATATCCGACATTAGAAGAATTGGAGGAAAAAATAAATGCCTAA
- a CDS encoding MFS transporter, protein MLQRDETNIDTNEKNPLGQNTTDEFNGWKKNVVLFLSGQTISLFGSALVQFAIIWHITLTTKSGVMMTISTVCAFLPQLLISLFAGVWADRYNRKLLIILSDILIASSTFVLAILFLLGYGSLWQLFLISGIRSIGTGIQSPAVNAFLPQIVPEKKLMKVNGINSSIGSSIMLISPIVSGALLATSKFETTLFIDVVTACIAVFIMILLKVSPHKKASQIQTTGYFDDLKEGLKYVQDNHFIKELLWFYALFFFLLVPVAFLTPLMVARSFGDEVWRLTANEVVFFSGSILGGIAISLWGGLKNRIHTIAFSCTIFGVLTLALGLSNTFFIYLFFMFLSGTVVPFFSSAITVFLQEEIEQDMQGRVFGLTQIVITAVMPLGMAFFGPIADLIKIEILLMITGLLLAVLGARIYFDKRITINGLTNKS, encoded by the coding sequence ATGTTACAACGAGATGAAACGAATATAGATACGAATGAAAAGAATCCCTTAGGACAAAACACTACAGATGAATTCAACGGTTGGAAGAAGAATGTTGTACTCTTTTTGTCGGGTCAAACAATCTCTTTGTTTGGCTCGGCATTGGTTCAATTTGCTATCATTTGGCATATCACCCTTACAACAAAATCTGGAGTGATGATGACGATATCAACAGTATGCGCCTTTTTGCCTCAATTACTGATATCATTATTTGCTGGGGTTTGGGCAGATAGATACAATAGAAAGCTTCTGATTATTTTATCAGATATTTTAATAGCTTCTTCAACCTTTGTATTAGCCATTCTCTTTTTACTTGGATATGGAAGTCTGTGGCAATTATTCTTGATATCAGGCATAAGGTCTATAGGAACCGGAATTCAATCACCAGCTGTGAACGCCTTTTTACCTCAGATTGTTCCAGAGAAAAAGTTGATGAAGGTTAACGGAATTAACAGTAGTATCGGGTCGTCAATTATGTTGATCTCGCCGATTGTTAGTGGTGCGTTACTTGCAACATCAAAATTTGAGACAACCTTATTTATTGATGTTGTAACTGCTTGTATTGCGGTTTTCATTATGATTCTTTTGAAGGTTTCTCCACACAAAAAAGCTTCGCAAATACAAACCACTGGTTATTTTGATGATCTAAAAGAAGGACTAAAGTATGTTCAAGATAATCATTTTATCAAAGAGCTTTTATGGTTTTATGCGCTATTTTTCTTTTTACTGGTTCCAGTTGCGTTCTTAACACCTTTGATGGTGGCGCGCTCCTTCGGTGATGAAGTTTGGAGACTTACAGCGAATGAGGTCGTATTTTTTTCGGGCTCAATACTCGGTGGAATTGCTATTTCCTTATGGGGAGGTTTGAAAAATCGTATCCATACAATTGCGTTTTCTTGTACTATTTTTGGCGTTCTGACGCTTGCTTTAGGGCTATCAAATACCTTTTTTATCTATCTGTTTTTTATGTTTTTGAGTGGCACTGTTGTACCTTTCTTTAGCTCAGCGATTACAGTATTTCTACAAGAGGAAATTGAGCAAGATATGCAGGGGAGAGTTTTTGGTTTAACTCAAATCGTTATAACTGCTGTTATGCCTTTAGGAATGGCATTTTTTGGTCCTATTGCAGATTTGATAAAAATAGAAATTCTATTAATGATAACTGGACTTCTATTAGCTGTATTAGGTGCTAGAATATATTTTGATAAGCGAATTACCATAAATGGCTTGACAAATAAATCTTAA
- a CDS encoding response regulator codes for MSNKILFVDDSSVIKKIVQRTVESAGFEFLGASDGKEALLVLTKESSNTKLILSDWNMPVMNGFDFLKEVKKNNTYKHIPVIMITTEAEKSNINKAIQAGAANYLLKPFNPEDLLLKIKQTALE; via the coding sequence ATGAGCAATAAAATTCTATTTGTAGACGATTCTTCGGTAATAAAAAAGATTGTCCAACGTACAGTTGAATCCGCTGGGTTTGAATTTCTAGGGGCTTCTGATGGGAAAGAGGCACTTTTGGTACTAACCAAGGAAAGTAGTAACACGAAACTGATTTTATCTGATTGGAATATGCCAGTAATGAATGGATTTGATTTTTTAAAAGAGGTGAAAAAAAATAATACATATAAGCATATACCTGTAATCATGATCACCACTGAAGCAGAAAAAAGCAATATCAATAAAGCAATACAGGCTGGTGCTGCAAATTATCTATTAAAACCCTTTAACCCAGAAGATTTACTTTTAAAGATTAAGCAAACTGCCCTTGAGTGA
- a CDS encoding transcriptional regulator produces MENVIFVNEEKCVGCNKCIRNCLVVGANASYLLEGENKVKINSEKCILCGKCIEVCSHEARDFMDDTEIFFEDLGRGKKISVVVAPSVRVNFVDYENLFGFLKSKGVDVIYDVSFGADITTWAYLKVIKDMNLSTVVAQPCPAIVSYIEKYKPELIPRLAPIHSPMTCTAVYLKRYANVFSDIAFLSPCIGKINEINDSNTNDYVKYNLTFKKLTDYMEKNKINLANYQKAEFEDIGCSLGCLFSRPGGLRENVEVKVKNAWIRQVEGQEHAYSYLDEYSDRLKNNEPVPLLVDILNCPHGCSLGTATSKNITIDDSDFRLNKLKVEKLSDKGGKLVTRKIDWLYQQFDKTLKLDDFTRKYNTNLRIESLKVPTDAQYDEIFTKMHKVTKREKELNCSACGFNTCHEMVEAIFNGLNDISSCIYYNKSEINLEREHLELNNNTLEAKNSEMNNALEEVKMLSEERLKKSEEIETIIKKLAAASTKTSSGIEEINSIMGGIADNTNNVSNFTKDVSSSVNSVVLAMKEINISLNEISHNCERSKNITTDAEEKAKDTNRIIDTLNTSSKQIGKIVKVINEIADQTNMLALNAAIEAAGAGEAGKGFAVVAGEVKELARQTADSTEEIGQQIEVMQNNMADVVSAMGTIIEVIDEMTSITNTIAAAVSEQSAVSGNISGAAVTAAEKVNLITEKTRDIAVSSQNAAKSIAEAAVGIKDLASTASELSVV; encoded by the coding sequence ATGGAAAATGTTATTTTTGTTAATGAGGAAAAATGTGTAGGTTGTAACAAGTGTATAAGAAATTGTTTGGTAGTGGGTGCGAATGCCTCCTACTTATTAGAGGGCGAAAACAAAGTAAAGATAAATTCGGAAAAGTGTATTTTGTGCGGAAAATGTATTGAAGTATGTAGCCATGAGGCCAGAGATTTTATGGATGATACTGAAATATTTTTTGAAGATTTGGGAAGAGGTAAAAAAATATCAGTAGTTGTAGCACCTTCTGTCAGAGTGAATTTCGTAGATTATGAAAACTTGTTTGGATTTCTCAAGTCAAAAGGCGTGGACGTAATTTATGATGTATCCTTCGGAGCAGACATCACTACATGGGCCTATTTAAAGGTGATTAAGGATATGAATTTATCAACGGTAGTTGCTCAGCCATGTCCAGCAATTGTTAGCTATATAGAAAAATATAAGCCTGAACTTATTCCAAGGCTAGCACCAATTCACAGTCCAATGACTTGTACAGCAGTGTACCTGAAACGATATGCAAATGTTTTTAGTGATATAGCCTTTTTATCTCCTTGTATTGGTAAAATAAATGAAATTAATGATTCGAATACCAACGATTATGTTAAATACAATTTAACTTTTAAAAAATTGACTGACTATATGGAGAAGAATAAAATAAACCTGGCTAACTACCAAAAAGCTGAATTTGAGGATATTGGTTGTAGTCTAGGCTGCTTGTTTAGTAGACCAGGGGGACTTCGTGAAAATGTGGAAGTCAAGGTGAAGAATGCATGGATCAGACAAGTAGAAGGTCAAGAGCATGCTTATAGCTATCTGGATGAATATAGTGACAGATTAAAAAACAATGAACCTGTCCCACTGTTGGTGGATATTTTAAACTGTCCACATGGATGTAGTCTTGGTACAGCCACCTCGAAAAACATTACAATAGATGATTCGGATTTTAGATTGAACAAATTAAAGGTAGAAAAACTGAGTGATAAGGGTGGAAAATTGGTCACAAGAAAAATAGACTGGCTTTACCAACAATTTGATAAAACACTTAAACTGGATGACTTTACAAGGAAATACAATACTAATTTGAGAATAGAGTCCTTGAAAGTACCTACAGATGCACAATACGATGAAATTTTTACCAAGATGCATAAAGTTACAAAGCGAGAAAAAGAATTGAACTGTTCGGCATGTGGATTCAATACCTGCCACGAAATGGTAGAGGCTATTTTTAACGGATTAAATGACATTTCTAGCTGTATTTATTATAACAAGAGTGAAATTAATCTGGAGAGAGAGCATTTGGAATTGAACAATAACACCTTGGAAGCCAAAAACAGCGAAATGAACAATGCATTAGAAGAAGTTAAAATGTTAAGTGAAGAAAGACTTAAAAAATCAGAGGAAATAGAGACCATTATCAAGAAACTGGCAGCAGCTTCGACAAAAACCTCGTCTGGAATAGAAGAAATAAATTCGATTATGGGTGGAATTGCTGATAATACGAACAACGTATCCAATTTTACAAAGGATGTTTCTTCGTCTGTAAATAGTGTGGTTTTGGCTATGAAGGAGATTAATATTTCACTTAATGAGATCAGTCATAATTGCGAGCGTTCTAAAAACATAACGACTGATGCAGAGGAAAAAGCTAAAGATACCAACAGAATTATTGATACCTTGAATACCTCATCCAAGCAGATTGGAAAAATTGTAAAGGTAATAAACGAGATTGCCGACCAAACAAATATGCTGGCACTGAATGCTGCAATCGAAGCAGCCGGTGCTGGAGAAGCCGGCAAGGGATTTGCTGTTGTTGCAGGTGAAGTAAAAGAATTGGCAAGACAAACCGCAGATTCTACAGAAGAAATTGGACAACAGATTGAAGTCATGCAAAATAATATGGCTGATGTAGTGAGTGCTATGGGGACTATAATAGAGGTCATCGATGAGATGACAAGCATTACAAACACCATTGCTGCAGCGGTATCAGAGCAGTCGGCGGTTTCAGGAAATATTTCAGGTGCAGCAGTCACTGCAGCTGAAAAGGTTAACCTGATCACAGAAAAGACTAGGGACATTGCTGTTAGCTCGCAAAATGCTGCAAAAAGTATCGCCGAAGCTGCTGTAGGCATCAAGGATCTGGCATCAACAGCTTCTGAACTTTCAGTTGTATAA
- a CDS encoding response regulator translates to MGTRNKILSVDDSLTMRKIIKSHVEALGYELLEASEGANGLQVLNNEIHNIGLILLDWNMPGMNGMEFLQKVKSNVLYHNIPIIMVTTEAERESIVKAVQQGVSNYILKPFTNEELTKKINQCIRRD, encoded by the coding sequence ATGGGAACTAGAAATAAGATACTTTCAGTTGACGATTCTTTAACAATGAGAAAGATAATTAAAAGTCATGTTGAGGCATTAGGCTATGAATTGTTAGAAGCATCAGAGGGCGCAAATGGACTACAAGTTCTCAACAACGAAATTCACAATATAGGTCTTATTTTACTTGATTGGAATATGCCGGGCATGAATGGGATGGAATTTTTGCAGAAGGTTAAAAGTAATGTCCTATATCATAATATCCCTATTATTATGGTGACAACGGAAGCGGAAAGAGAAAGTATAGTAAAAGCTGTGCAACAAGGAGTGAGTAACTATATCCTAAAACCGTTTACCAACGAAGAGCTAACAAAAAAAATCAATCAGTGTATAAGGAGAGATTAG
- a CDS encoding arsenic-transporting ATPase yields MPNKTEFIFFSGKGGVGKTSMACTTAVHYADTGKKTMIVTTDPAANLSDVFEQEIGHNITKITGINNLYAMEIDPDQSTKEYKERSLEPMRELFDEEMLKIAEEQLSGPCTEEMASFDKFIDFMDDDNYDIIIFDTAPTGHTIRLLELPVDWSRHIEDSSKGSGQTCMGPVALIQESKQKYDDAVAKLRDPEQTDFVFVMQPEQTSFQETIRASNELAQIGITTTRIIINGFIPKEEAINPFFKARYEMQSEYLKKAKETFHNLTIQTMELFDGELKGIPMFRKSGSKLFKENYTNVDPTEKGDSEVKVPTINSVKNDLQMNDSELDLATLIYPVKGKRKHIFFSGKGGVGKTSLACLTAVQTAKKGFKTLLMTTDPAAHIGNVLDKPVSDEVTEIDGVKNLYAVKIDQKKATEDYKESILVDARKNFEAGTIKAMEEELDSPCTEEMASFQKFMEYVGGDEFEVIVFDTAPTGHTLRLLELPMDWSKQIQLKAGLSTKISEADKIQKERFDKVIEMMKNKEETTFGFVMYPEKTPIIEAYRASEELRTVGVNTQLVVANLIIPEEQAITPFFENRRNMQQKYLKEIHEQFANAKILKVPMQEKEIRGIAMLTKMSENIFGGKEHE; encoded by the coding sequence ATGCCTAACAAAACGGAATTTATTTTCTTTTCAGGCAAAGGCGGAGTAGGCAAAACATCCATGGCATGTACAACTGCAGTTCATTATGCAGACACTGGAAAGAAAACAATGATAGTAACGACGGATCCAGCAGCTAATTTATCAGATGTATTTGAACAAGAAATTGGACATAATATAACAAAGATTACTGGTATAAATAATTTGTATGCGATGGAGATTGATCCTGATCAATCAACGAAGGAATACAAGGAAAGATCGCTAGAACCAATGAGAGAGCTTTTCGATGAAGAGATGTTGAAAATTGCAGAAGAACAATTAAGTGGTCCTTGTACCGAAGAAATGGCTTCCTTTGATAAATTTATTGATTTCATGGATGATGATAATTATGATATCATTATTTTTGATACAGCACCTACAGGGCACACAATCAGACTGTTGGAGCTTCCGGTTGATTGGAGCAGGCATATTGAAGATAGTTCAAAAGGTAGCGGGCAAACTTGTATGGGCCCAGTTGCATTGATTCAAGAAAGCAAGCAAAAGTATGATGATGCAGTTGCAAAGCTTAGAGACCCAGAGCAAACTGATTTTGTATTTGTAATGCAACCAGAACAGACTTCTTTTCAAGAAACAATTAGAGCTTCTAACGAACTTGCACAGATTGGGATAACTACTACAAGAATTATTATCAATGGATTTATACCGAAAGAAGAAGCCATTAATCCTTTCTTTAAGGCTAGATATGAGATGCAAAGTGAATACCTTAAAAAAGCGAAAGAGACATTTCATAATCTTACAATTCAAACTATGGAATTATTTGATGGCGAGTTAAAAGGTATACCAATGTTTAGAAAAAGTGGAAGTAAGTTATTCAAGGAGAATTATACAAACGTTGATCCTACAGAGAAAGGTGATTCTGAGGTTAAAGTGCCAACAATAAACTCGGTAAAAAATGACTTGCAAATGAATGATTCTGAATTAGATCTTGCAACACTTATATATCCTGTAAAGGGTAAGAGAAAACACATATTTTTCTCTGGAAAAGGTGGTGTAGGAAAAACTTCTTTAGCATGTCTTACCGCTGTTCAAACAGCAAAAAAAGGTTTTAAGACTTTGCTAATGACAACCGATCCAGCAGCTCATATTGGTAATGTATTAGATAAACCAGTATCTGATGAAGTAACAGAGATTGACGGCGTAAAAAATCTATACGCAGTTAAAATTGATCAAAAGAAAGCCACAGAAGATTACAAAGAATCCATATTAGTGGATGCTAGAAAAAACTTTGAAGCAGGTACTATTAAAGCAATGGAAGAGGAATTAGATTCACCTTGTACCGAGGAAATGGCATCTTTCCAAAAGTTTATGGAATATGTAGGTGGGGATGAATTTGAAGTTATTGTATTTGATACCGCACCTACAGGTCATACACTTAGATTGTTAGAACTACCAATGGACTGGAGTAAACAAATACAACTAAAAGCAGGACTTTCAACGAAAATTAGCGAAGCTGATAAAATTCAAAAAGAAAGATTTGACAAAGTCATCGAAATGATGAAAAATAAAGAAGAAACAACCTTTGGATTTGTTATGTATCCAGAAAAAACACCAATTATAGAAGCGTATAGAGCCTCTGAAGAATTAAGAACAGTGGGTGTTAACACACAGCTTGTTGTTGCTAATCTTATTATTCCGGAAGAACAAGCAATTACACCGTTTTTTGAAAATCGTAGGAATATGCAACAAAAATATTTAAAAGAAATTCATGAACAATTTGCTAATGCTAAGATTCTAAAAGTACCAATGCAAGAAAAAGAGATCAGAGGCATTGCAATGTTAACTAAAATGTCAGAAAACATATTTGGAGGGAAAGAACATGAGTAA
- a CDS encoding methyl-accepting chemotaxis protein, whose amino-acid sequence MYKKRKSSNSITWFGYIRNTLLIVIPCAAGISYLVGLGIGISKHTMLPYVISNTMIAIFIVILASSKNYLLYVKPATKFINVLKKIVTEHDLTSKIIKLSRREIGEIERYFNQFTDEIQAVMKNIYSTTQTLNKSSDDLSLISGNMADTSKETNDKTVIVKFTIEGIATNLEETASALSEVSGNMQVMTSSVVNMSDTAVNLAAISGQTSIAVEHVADISIEISGSINSVSDSAKEVSLSVNSVATAVKEISISLNEISKNCERSIHITNDAEINAKDTNSIIAKLNESSKQIGKIVNVINDIADQTNMLALNAAIEAAGAGEAGKGFAVVANEVKELAKQTAEATEEISEQIEAMQKNMTGAVKSVGTFNSVIEEITAITNTIAAAVTEQTAITGNISSAVLKAAEKSSHITKDMVEIASNTGNVTMVLGETSNSVKNIANASRDLSSDLGVVVKNVEKSYVKIEEITKVTHEISKGTNEIFQNMQEISVTTGEITHTSIQTNNSAKDLSEVAQKLEALTKKFKI is encoded by the coding sequence TTGTATAAGAAAAGAAAAAGCTCAAATTCCATAACATGGTTTGGATATATTCGTAATACACTTCTAATTGTTATTCCATGTGCCGCAGGTATATCATATCTCGTGGGCTTGGGTATTGGAATCAGCAAACATACAATGCTACCGTATGTTATATCCAATACAATGATTGCCATATTCATCGTAATTTTGGCCAGTTCAAAGAATTATCTCTTGTATGTTAAGCCTGCTACGAAATTTATTAATGTTCTAAAAAAAATCGTAACAGAACATGACTTGACCAGTAAAATTATAAAGCTATCCAGAAGAGAAATTGGTGAAATAGAACGGTATTTTAATCAATTTACGGATGAAATTCAAGCTGTAATGAAAAATATATATTCAACAACCCAGACCTTGAATAAATCTTCTGATGATTTATCCCTTATTTCAGGTAATATGGCAGATACCAGCAAAGAGACGAATGATAAAACTGTAATCGTTAAGTTCACCATTGAGGGTATTGCCACAAATTTGGAAGAAACGGCATCTGCCTTATCAGAGGTCAGTGGGAATATGCAGGTGATGACCTCTTCAGTAGTGAATATGTCAGATACGGCTGTTAATTTGGCGGCTATTTCTGGGCAAACATCTATAGCTGTAGAACATGTGGCCGATATTTCGATTGAGATTTCGGGAAGCATCAATAGCGTCTCTGATTCAGCCAAGGAAGTATCCTTATCAGTCAACAGTGTTGCAACAGCGGTAAAGGAAATTAGTATTTCTCTCAATGAGATCAGTAAAAATTGCGAGCGATCTATACATATCACTAACGATGCGGAAATAAACGCTAAAGATACAAATTCAATCATTGCCAAACTCAATGAATCCTCCAAACAAATTGGTAAAATAGTAAATGTGATTAATGATATTGCGGATCAAACCAATATGCTTGCGCTGAACGCTGCTATTGAAGCAGCAGGTGCAGGGGAAGCGGGAAAAGGCTTTGCAGTGGTCGCCAATGAAGTAAAGGAACTGGCGAAACAAACCGCTGAAGCCACAGAGGAAATAAGTGAGCAGATTGAAGCTATGCAGAAAAATATGACGGGAGCTGTCAAATCAGTTGGAACCTTTAATTCTGTAATTGAAGAAATCACTGCCATCACAAACACGATTGCGGCGGCAGTAACCGAGCAGACAGCAATTACAGGGAATATTTCAAGTGCTGTACTAAAAGCAGCAGAGAAGTCTAGTCATATAACAAAGGACATGGTCGAAATTGCATCCAATACTGGAAATGTAACGATGGTCTTAGGTGAAACATCAAATAGTGTTAAGAATATTGCAAATGCTTCAAGGGATCTATCTAGTGATTTGGGTGTCGTGGTTAAAAATGTAGAAAAATCTTATGTAAAGATTGAGGAAATAACAAAAGTGACGCATGAAATTTCGAAAGGCACGAATGAAATTTTTCAAAATATGCAAGAGATTAGTGTGACAACAGGGGAAATCACTCATACTTCTATTCAAACTAACAATTCAGCTAAGGACCTTTCGGAGGTTGCACAGAAACTGGAGGCACTTACCAAGAAATTTAAGATATGA